The Papaver somniferum cultivar HN1 chromosome 6, ASM357369v1, whole genome shotgun sequence genome segment CTTGTATGATAACTCTTTTTATGGAATTGTAAGATCTCCTAAATTAGGCCTTTTTAGGTTAGGCTCTTTCTATTTGAACCAGACTCTCAACCCCGTAGCCTTTGCTCTAAGACCTTTCTTATGTCTACCgaaatttattttttgattatttCCCAATGAACTGAAAATAATTTACACCAAGGCAGTGTTCTCACCACGAAAAATCAATCACCTCTAGATGGATAAACAAGATCCAGAGGCTAACTTTCTAACTCTTCTACTCTGCTTATCTAAACAACATTACAGCTAAAATATGAACATATCTTTTATATTTCAATTTATACCATGTAAAACAGAAGATACATATAACAAAATTTCTGTCTTTCATTTGGTGCCAGTGTAAGAGGGCTCAAATTTGCTATCTTTGTCAGACTGAGGGTCCACTGACTTGGAGGTGCTTGGAAGTTTGTAGACCGTGTGCTGTTTCGAGGCAAATCTAGGTCTTAAAAGAAGGGAATTTGACACCACTCCAAGGGAACTGAAAGCCATGAGAGCTGCAGCGATTGATGGAGTCAGCATCGTTCCGGTGACGGGAAGCAATAACCCAGCGGCAATTGGAATCCCAACCTGTTAAAGCAATAACTCTCAGTTTTAGGTTGAAGACCTTCAAATTTGATTGACAACAAATGTTTCGTGTTCGAAGGGAAAATTGATCTCACTCTAATGTACTCTATGATTGTTTAGCAACGATAGGACTTACAATGTTATAAGCGAATGCCCACCAGagattttgtttcacagttttcATGGTTAGTCTGCTCAGTTCCATAGCATCAAGCAGCTGCATGGGAACAACAAGGATGTTAGTTTCAAACTATAAATATCATCATTGGCCAACATTTCGAAGTAGGACGTCATCTCAGACGAAAATGCATGATTATTTTGATACCTGTGTAAGTCTGTTTCCCATTAACACAACAGAAGACACATCACTGGCAGCTCCTACACCCCCACCCATGGCTACTCCGACGTCTGATAACGCCAAGGCAGCAGTATCATTAATTCCATCACCAACCATCGCTACAATTTTCTGATCTTTACGGAGATCGCTAATGAATTTCTTCTTATCTTCTGGTTTCACTCCAGATAACACCTGTCAACATTGAAACGTTAGTTACATGGTTTTCCATATTCAGTGAGAAGAGCACAGGTGATATAAAGGTTAAGCTAATTCATACCCTTTCTTTAGGAATCCCTACAAGGGATGCCACATATTCTGCCGCATGTTTTTTGTCACCTGATAGCATGAATATGTTTATCCCTTGCTTAGACAGAGATTCAACCACATCACGTGCATCTTCTCTGAGTTTGTCCTCAAAATATATAAGACCCATTAAAACACCATCAACTCCTACATATACAGATGATTGGTTCTTAAACTCCTCCACTTCTAGGAAGGGGTTCTCATTAACTCCATGCCTGCAGAAAAGGAGTTCAATCGCGAACAAAAATTGATGACAACAGACAACACATCTTGCATACATATTTTCTAACATCAATCTTGATTGAAATCAAAATATCAGGAAAATATATATATTGGATCAAGTTAAAAAGTGTTTGTCTTTTTGATATAGAGGGAACTCTTTTGTCAAGCACAAAGATTACCAAATTACCTTTGTACCCATTCCAGCGTTCCGACTGACACTAATTTTTGTTCGACTGTTGCAATTGCACCTGACCCAGGTTCCTCTCTAAATGTTCCATCTGCCACCTGTTCCAAAATATTCTTTTACATTCTTTTAACAGCTACATTGAAAATGATGATATCACCATACAAAAGACAAAATAGCTTTACATTTTGTCAATGGAAATTGGCATGATTACCTTTACATTCAGACAACCAGCAGCTCGAGCAGCTTCCACAATAGCTTTTCCGACTGGATGTATCGTATTTGATTCAACTCCTGCAGCCAACCTAAGAACCTCGATTTCTGACAATTTGTGGTTACCACTTGATCTGCACCAGAATGTTTTCGTTGTTATTTTAATGACCAATCACATCCCAAAGCCTTGTAAAACAGAGCCGAGTTTAAAGAAAATATATGCATGTTAAAAAAAACAGAAATCTCATCATTCCGAACTTCACCTAGAGACTGAGTACTAGTAAATACTCACATTGAAAATGTGTCTTCCACAAGTCCATGAGTAACAACTTTGGTCACTACAGGTCTTCCGATTGTCAAAGTCCCGGTCTTGTCAAATACAACAGTGTTAACTAATGCAAACTTCTCCAAGACATTCCCACCACGCAAAAGCAACCCTTTGGTTGCTCCAAGTGAAGTTCCAACCTAGAAAGAAATTACTCTCAGACCAACTGATTTAACAGTAAACATAGGTGGAGAGGCAAGATACATGGATCATCATTTCAAGGAGTTTGAGTTTTGTAATTAGAAGTTTACCAGAACAGCAATAGGTGTCGCTAGGCCAAGTGCACATGGACAGGCTATAACCTGCAAAAATGATTAATATATATCAGCTGCCAGCAAGCATAATGAACATGAGAAAGCCAAGCATCATAAGAGCAGTTTCACTGCACTTAAAATAGACTTTGGAAAGTAATTTATAAATGGACATGACAGTTTTGCTTTTTTAAGAAAACGTCTCGAAGAGTGCACATTCTCATCTAAAAACACTCGAAAAAAGGTGTTGAAATAAGAACACTTGAAAAAAGAATGATGCATGGAAAACAAATGTATTGTCTTAGAATATCAGATACAGGATCAGTGGAATAATACCAGAACAGTGCAGGACAGCTGCAATGCCAGTGAAATTGAGCTTCCTTGGTAAATAGTAGGTGGTATAATTTGAGCACCGAAGAGGTTCCAAAACATAAATGTAGCAGCTGAGAGTGCCATGACTCCATATGTGAAGTTTCCAGCAACCTGATTAAAGGAACACAGCTTTCTTCAGTCAAAAGCTAGAAATAACAGAAGCAAGACTACCATTGTACAAGGACCTCCACTTTTGGTCTCTAGTCAAATGAGAACAGAAATTAGGACCTTATCAGCCAGACGCTGTACAGGAGCTTCCTTGCCCTGTGCTTCGTCCACCATGCGAATGATGTCACCCATGACAGTCTCACCACCAGGTCTTCTTACTTCAACTGTAAGAGTACCATTTAGGTTAATACTTCCTCCAGAAACTTCAGCCTATGACAGACATATGAACAATCAGCTCAACAGCAATTCCCAATCATGCCAACACTTCAATAACTAAATGCTACTCACAAAATAGAAAATAGTAATACCCCAGGTAATTTTGTTACTGGTAGCGGCTCCCCAGTTAAACTCGATTCGTCTACTGTGCTTCGACCAGCTCTTACAATTCCATCTGCTGGTATGCGGTCCTAACCAATGAAAGCACATGTTATTCCGGGGTTCAAAGAAAGTAAATCAGATACTAAGAACAATTCCACAGTGAGACTTAGAATGGAGCTCTGAAGGTATCAAAATTTCTCTTGGAAAAACAACTCATAGACCAAAGGACAAACGAAGTCAGTTTACTTACTCCAGGCAGTACAATGATTCGGTCTCCAACAGAGAGATCATTGCATGATACTTCAACAACTGACCCCCCATCTTCTATATCAGGATTCACCATAAGACGGGCTTTTGATGGTAAAATACTCAGAAGTCCTGTCATGTCACTGGCAGATTTCAATTTTGCCCACTGCTCAAGGTTCCTCCCTAACAATACAACTGCTATTAACATTATTGGTTCCTCGAAAAAAGTTTTCCAGCCCTGTACAAACAGAAGGCAAGGTATTATTGTATCATGCACATTTAGATTCCTGTTTTCAGGATAGGAGTATACAAGATTATGACAAAAATGCATATCAAGAAGCTTGTATGCTAGAGAATTGTTTATGTGACCTAAAAAATCCACCCTCCGTCAAAGTAACACACAAACTAATTTACATCAATATTTCCTATATGCTTTTAAGTTTAACTAGAAAATTGTTAACATATAGAAAGAAGGATCCTATCACAGACAGCCTTAAGAAAATCAATCAGAGCGATATCAAAGTGAAAGATGACGCATACCAGTTTTGGTATCAACGCAGCTATAGAACTGACAGCAAAGGATGATAACGCCCCAAGACCAACTAAGGTATTCATGTTTGGAGCCCCCTTCAACAGACTTTTTAGACCATCAAAAATGAGTCGGCGACCAGGACCAAGCAATGTAAATAACGATAAAGACAGATGAAATCGAGTTGAGTGAAGTGCATGGATCCATGAAGCATTAGTTCCTAGGAAATGGGAAAGATGACCAACAACACATACTGTACACAGAGCCAGAGAGACAGCAAACTCCCTACCTGTTAATTTAACACAAATAATTAGACTGACAACATCTTCCAATTCCATACCAGCGAACAATGCTCATAAAGTTTATAgaatttcgaaagaaaatgaCAAAGCAAGTAGGCGAAGTCAAGAAGTAGACATTGAACAAGAGATGATATATTAGTTAACACTTACCACTTTGCTTCAGACGAGCACGCTTTTCATCCATCTTCCTCTCAAATATCTTGAACACATTATCTCTTGCAGAATCTGCACATCAGCAAACACTTGAACTATGATACATGTTTCAGGTGTTCTGTATTTCATGGTAAAGTTTGAACAGGAATCCAAACAAACAAAAGGGGGAACAGTGAAACAAAAGTAAACGAGTTTGAAGCATCAGACAGAGAAACTGTACACTTAAGGGCACCATTAAACATTAGGTAAGATACACAGCTACAGTACTGACGCAACTGAGCACCATAGACAAGCATTTCAACAACTGAGTTACAGGACATGGAATGCCCTTTAGGGGGTTTCTACCATCACACTTAAACCAACATAACATTGAAAGAAAAAATCTTCTGATTATATGCATCAAGTTGTAACATACATTAAGATAACAATCTATGATCCTCTCTGGATTGTGTGGAACAAACCATAAACAAAAGGCACCTAGCATGTGTCTCTCCAGTATCTGACGAGAGGAAAACAACAAGCAAGTAATACAAAGACAAAACCTAATAGGAACACTATTCAACTCTTCTTACATTATTGATCTTATTTTCCGATTTAAATACAAcaaagttttttattttatagaaagATACAAAAATCTAATCTACTAATACTTGGGATCAATTGCATCAGTTGTCCTTAAATTATCAACTTCCATGAAAAGAAATGCCCATTCTCCAACAAAATCCACCAACCGCGGCTGCTGAGACTCACCTAGTAATATAAAAATGATTTATCAGACTAAATTTGGACCCTATGCATCCAACTAATGCGGTGAAAAAGATCATGATGCTGTCTTATGGTATGAGTCATCAGGAAAGTGAAACCAAGTGAGACATTGACATACCATTGCTACTTTGAGGTATCCCTAAGAGCAGATCCTTTCCAGCCTATGAAAGAATTTCTGCTTCAATAGCTCCTTGACCTGCCAATACCCACCAAGCTTCACGTGAAACCTTTTCTTCCATGTTCAATGAAAAGATTCAAACAAAATTTTACCCATAGCAATTGCCACTTGCACTTGCAAATTCACTCTACAGAAGAGTAATATAGCCTATAGGAGCATAAAATCTCCCACGGGACCCACATTTTACAAGTAAGCTTCAGCATACAACTAAATAAATTCTGGtgtatataagatgaaaagaATGCCGTAGCAGAACTAAGAGAATAAGACATGCAGCATGTCTCCTCCCACTTTTTTACTTCTACAATCTTGTTACTAGAGGGTAGGGCTGTAAGGGGAGGGACAGCACCCTGCTCTGATTAAAGAGGTTATTAACTAGTATTGGGGTAAGTCCTAATTTTGACTTTATGGGTAATTTTTAACTCCTTGGGTAAAGAAATAGAACTTTAGATGGAGAAAGAAATAGTTCGCCACCATAATAGTGCATTTAATGGAGGGCTTAATTTATTCAGCTCAGTATAACATTATAACTCTCCTGAACTTACACAATTATCTTAACACTCAAATACAATAATTCAGGGTTTAATCCCACGGAGATGATAGGTCTCTTCAAAACTCATTGAAATATATTGCACACCAGTGCTACAAAATCGGGATTGCAAACTCCTTCCTATACCAATGCCTCTATTTTTTGACCCCAATTATAAAAAAATTAACAGGTATAAATCTAGTGCATGTAAAACTTATGATCAAGCTTGATAATATCAAAAAGGAACCTTGGATTTGACACGCTTCGAGTAGTATGAGGTGCTATTGTGCTAATCATAAAATTATACACACTTTCTCCTGGGTACTGATCAAAGGTGCACGTGAGGAGAATTGCATCACAGGACCTCGAAGCATGCCTAATATAAAGCACCTTTCATCAATCACCCATAAATTCTTACCAATATCTCACATAATAGACATGTCTAATGAGCAATAACCTAACATGTACAAAGGGAAACAAGACTACAGTAGAATGACAGAATCAATAGTGCAACAGAACGATTTTAACGAAACGCATCAAATTACACAAGCTATGTTCATGGAGCATGGAAAACCTAGACAGTCTTTCATAATGTGTCTGCCATAGTGATTTTTTAAATCTCTATGGCAAGAAACACATTATGAAAGACTGTCTAGGTTTTCCTAATGAGTTTCTTGTCATAGTGAACGAAAATTGGGCAGCGAAGTTATTAACATTGCAAGTCAGATTGAGAAGCACATAAACCACAACCAGTAAGACTAAGGCCAAAGTGTACAGCAGTAAATCCATGGATTCACACTGATAGTGATAAATAACAGATAGTATTAAGATTAAGTACCTCGAAGATTAGAATT includes the following:
- the LOC113286856 gene encoding copper-transporting ATPase PAA1, chloroplastic-like, whose translation is MKLCREKELFIKTISGSGIPMDSTISSAISLLALSKTLTPSSSKPVISNLNRLFNRSLTKRFCSNTSKIKCGGEIQRFNELLSLSSCSGKLIRSCYIRRSSRLACISTSASSFSSYSGGGDGNIGAGGSGGDGNGGGGGSSEGEIGAKSVVAGIEEISSLSPEVIVLDVGGMTCGGCAGKVKRILENQPQVASCTVNLATETAIVWPVPELKETENWQQLIGETLAKDLTNCGFNSNLRDSARDNVFKIFERKMDEKRARLKQSGREFAVSLALCTVCVVGHLSHFLGTNASWIHALHSTRFHLSLSLFTLLGPGRRLIFDGLKSLLKGAPNMNTLVGLGALSSFAVSSIAALIPKLGWKTFFEEPIMLIAVVLLGRNLEQWAKLKSASDMTGLLSILPSKARLMVNPDIEDGGSVVEVSCNDLSVGDRIIVLPGDRIPADGIVRAGRSTVDESSLTGEPLPVTKLPGAEVSGGSINLNGTLTVEVRRPGGETVMGDIIRMVDEAQGKEAPVQRLADKVAGNFTYGVMALSAATFMFWNLFGAQIIPPTIYQGSSISLALQLSCTVLVIACPCALGLATPIAVLVGTSLGATKGLLLRGGNVLEKFALVNTVVFDKTGTLTIGRPVVTKVVTHGLVEDTFSISSGNHKLSEIEVLRLAAGVESNTIHPVGKAIVEAARAAGCLNVKVADGTFREEPGSGAIATVEQKLVSVGTLEWVQRHGVNENPFLEVEEFKNQSSVYVGVDGVLMGLIYFEDKLREDARDVVESLSKQGINIFMLSGDKKHAAEYVASLVGIPKERVLSGVKPEDKKKFISDLRKDQKIVAMVGDGINDTAALALSDVGVAMGGGVGAASDVSSVVLMGNRLTQLLDAMELSRLTMKTVKQNLWWAFAYNIVGIPIAAGLLLPVTGTMLTPSIAAALMAFSSLGVVSNSLLLRPRFASKQHTVYKLPSTSKSVDPQSDKDSKFEPSYTGTK